Sequence from the Cucumis sativus cultivar 9930 chromosome 1, Cucumber_9930_V3, whole genome shotgun sequence genome:
tatgaaaaacaaataagtcGTGGATGCATTAATCATCCCAATATTAAATCTTTGCCATCTGTATCATTGTAGATAATTTTAGGTTAAAGTGGAATTAGtgcaataaatataatatccaAAATGTAAAGTTGTTTGTGGAGCACTAATGGCACTAATCAAGTATTAATGGTGGGATGGACTTATCCTCTGATCTCATAGAAAATAATCTCTTCATTTGTTacattgtaaattaaaatgttaataatcATAAACATGATGACTTGAATATTCTTCGTGTTTGCTTGTTGTTAACAAACAGATTTATCAATTATGACGAGTTCATAACATACTTTCTATCATTATTCTTCCTTGCTTTGATTTAAGATTTAGAAATATATCTTTATCTTGATTACTTGGAACCAACCACAGCCACAAgctttttttccccctttttttgTGGTTGGGTTGCAAAGAAATGACTAACAACCCAAACTAGGAGAGCCAAACTACCAAAGTATTAGTTGTGcattacatattattattcaacaaaacacaaacataaaaCGGAGCAGTTTACAGACAAGAAGAACATAGAACACGAAAGAGGGATTGGTGATGAGAAACACACAGACACACAATCAAGCAAGCCATTATGAAATGGATGATTGTTCAGCAATTTGGGAAAGGAGTTCCACAATCATTAGCTACTTTTCTTGCATTTGGGGAACTAACAAAGCTCTTAAGAATAGGGTTTTTGAGGTAACCACAGAGACAGGGCTTTTGCTCTTTGATCTTGCTGCAACATTGGGTTGATGGTGGAGCTCCTGATATGATTGAGTTCATACAAGAACTCAATTGCATCGGATTGCATGCCACTCCATCTGCTCCTTCCACCATTACTTCATTTGAGTTTGATATCAATAATATCAATCCTACTATCATTAAGACCGTCCCAATTCTTGATgccttcatcttttcttttagtactCTTCTTGATGATTCTCTGGGTTTGTGTGTGTGGGGTTGCTCTTTGGTTTTTGCATCTCAATTTATAGGGGAGGGATGAAAGGGAGAACAAGTGGGAGAGAGAGACAATCATTCGAGAATAAAAAGGTTTGCCACTTCAAACTTGTAGTCGGTTAAgtagtttttaaatgttattgagTTGTTTCTATTATGTGGTTGAAGTGGACTACAAAAAGATAAGTGCAATTCATGATGCACTCAAGCATTACTTATTTGAGAAATGTTAATTATAATCTAAGAACATATCTAGACGAAGAACATATGTTACGTATTGAGAAAAACTAGAAATAGTAATGTTATAAGTAATTTTGACGTGGAGAAAAAGCACATGAATCAACAAAACCATGCTCAAACGAGAGGGCTCTTGATAATATGTTTACAAATATGGTTAAGAAaagttttaaagaaacaatcataaaaacttcaaaattaaatatgtttggCTTCGAACAATTCTATATTGATTCACTATTAGACTTCAAGAATGAAACATCtcgaaattaattttatgtattgtattttaatGGCCACGTGGGATATAATCATTGAGTTGCACCTAAAATTCCATTAATACATGGTAACACAATTGATGAGATTAAGTGGTGTGCTTTGCTTCTGCCACAAACATCATTCTGCGCAATAACCCATGAGCTCTACTTTAATCATTCCTCATCCAATTTGGAACATAAATAATACTTACAAAGATGAAGAGAAAGCAGCAAACAAGTGGTTATATATTGAAGGTATCATTCATTAATTTGCTATTACTTTCTTCATTAACTTGTTGTAAATGCTATGGTATCAGTGTATTGCTGATAAAAAGGtgtattcaattttagttatagAGTTTAGGATCATGGAGTAGAGTGTGGTCCATTTAGATTAAGGATTTAGAATGGTAATCATCATTATGTGGCCCTTAAAAATCAATATGGATTCACCTTTTGAATTATCATGAATTATCATGCTTTGCTTTAGTGATATATTAAAGCTTTATGTTGGTGTTATCACTATGATAAGCACACTAGCTCATATAGACCTTTAAGCATGCGTTTTGTTACAGGGTCAATCATCGTTAGGCCCCATCCAAATCATGGCAAGTGCCAGGCTTGAGGTCCAACATGTAACCATTAAAAGAATAGAGTTAGATTGATTTTAGTTCGTTGAtctgtttgaattttaattcaaacaaGTTTTGCACCAACCTACTCGTACTCTTAGATTGACGGTGTAACAAGTGAGTCATGGAAACTCCAACCTCCATAACTATCAttgtattaaagaaagaaaagacattCGAAATTCAAGATCATACACTTTAAATTCTATGTCATAGACATTGACAATCATAGAGTATTTGGGATAATAAGTGATAGTTTTTCATCTATAGGTCTATAACAAGTCAAAATGCAAGGAGTTAATATGTCATGAAATTGATGTTAACAAGTGATGGAACCCACAATGAATTTAAGAACTCCTTTTGTCAAACGAGAGGTGAAGTTTAAATAAAACGGTCACTATTGCTCGACTATTTATAAGGTATGAAGGCTGATGAATATTGGAACATAGTACTAAGGTATGGGTACTACAAagttcaaaattctaaattacccaaaaaaggaaaaggagggaaaataaaaaagtagatAAGCTTATATCTGAATCTTCAATGGAAACTTTTATAAACTTACAATGCAATGTTATCCCAATGAAGGTAACCACCATGGCCTTGGGAATTTGTGAACTTGTACACAGCACCAGAAACTACATCCcaaatttcattataattaGATCACAGTTACCAGAgctatataaattttgtggGGCTTTAGCCAGTTTGATAACACCATTTCATTATAAATAGACCGCCgtgcttgttttttttttttttttaccgtGTCTTTCTATCTTCTCTTTTAAGGAAAgatatgaattttgaattcgtagctaagtttaaaaaacaataaaataaactattttctttaggttgtttgataattattattgttactttttttttaaaacttatgcTATAGACACTATTTtacctcaaaatttatttgcaatctACTTGTCGCCAATAGTTTCAAAAAATCagtaaaaatttgaagaaaaaaaaacgtagcttttaaaaacttgtttttgtttttgaaatttggtttaaCCATAGTACA
This genomic interval carries:
- the LOC105434567 gene encoding non-specific lipid-transfer protein 2, whose protein sequence is MKASRIGTVLMIVGLILLISNSNEVMVEGADGVACNPMQLSSCMNSIISGAPPSTQCCSKIKEQKPCLCGYLKNPILKSFVSSPNARKVANDCGTPFPNC